From Nitrospirota bacterium:
CCCCGTGGAGCCGGGCGGCCGTTCCGATTCGATGACGAAGGTATGCTTGATGGCCGGAACTTTGGGAAGAACTTCCTTGGCTTCCGAATCAAGGTTGTCGGCGAAGATGAGCAGTTTCGACTGGCTGTGATCGAGGATGTAGGTGAGCAGGTCGCCTCGATTTCGTGGGTCGATCGGGACGGCAACCGTGCCCGTGAGGGACGCGGCGGCGAAGGCGTACAGCATCTCCGGGTAGTTTTGTGAAAAGACGGCGAAGCGGTCGCCTGGCTTGAGACCGCGGGCGAGGAGTTCATGCGCCAAGGCGTGAGACCGCTGGTTCAGCTGACGCCGAGTGATGCGTTCTTCCGGGTGGTCCCCGTTTTCGAAGATGTACGCGATCGCATCGGGGGACTTGCGCGCTTCCATCTCGATCCGGTGGCCGAGGATCGCCGGGTTTAGAGGGGAGAGGGCCGCGCGGACACGTCCCGTCAGCATCCGCCGGACGACGGTGAGGGTGGCGAGGGTGTACACGTTTCCGAGGCGTGTCACACGCTGAGTATGTGCACGGCCATCGCGGCGGCTTCGTTCCCGAGCGCGCCTCCGCCGTTCTGGGTGAGGCCGACATTGGCGCCCGCGACCTGCCGATCGCCGGCCTCGCCTCTGAGTTGCCACACGACCTCCGAGATCTGGGCGATGCCCGTGGCGCCGACCGGATGGCCTTTGGAGCAGAGTCCTCCGCTTGTGTTCACCGGAATTCGCCCTCCGAGCGTTGTGGCTCCTTCATCCACGAGCCGGCCTCCTTCACCTTCAGCACATAGCCCGAGTTCTTCGTAGGCGAGAAGCTCGGCGGTGGAAGTGGCATCGTGAACCTCGGCGACGCTGATCTCCTTGGGGCCCAGGCCGGCGATTTCGTAAGCCTTCCGCGCGGCCCGTTCGACGATGCCCGGCTCTCCGAACGATCGATCTTTCCCCGAAACGAGCACCGAAGCACGAACGTGGATGGGCTTCGTGGTGAATCGCCTGGCCGTGGCTTCATCGCAGACGATCGCGGCGGCGGCGCCGTCGCCGATGGGCGACGTCATCATCCGCGTGAGCGGCTCGACGACGGGAGGAGAGCCCATGACTTCATCGACAGTCACGCGCTCCCGGTACTGGGCGTGTGGGTTGAGGCTTCCGTGGTAATGGTTCTTCACCGCGATCTTCGCAAAGTGTTCTTTCTTTGTGCCGAATCGATCCATGTGCATCCGGGCGACCATCGCGTAGAAGTCCATGAACAGGCTCCGCTGTGATCCCGCCTCACCGGGCGCGGGTTTGTCGGACGAGGCCTTCAGGGCTTCGGCGATTTGCGCCATCATTTCGACATCCACCGCGCTGCCCAGAGCGCGAAAGGATTTCTTCTTGTCCTCATCATAAAGCTTCTCCACCCCGAGGGCGAGGGCGACATCGATCATCCCCGAAGCCACGGCCATCCAGCCGAGGTGGAACGCCGTCGAAGAGCTGGCGCATGCGTTTTCGGCGTTGACGATGGGGATCGCCTCGATGCCGAGGGGTCTGAGGAGTACTTGGCCACGTATGCATTCTTGTCCGGACATGAGGCCGGCCATCGCGTTGCCGACGTAGGCGGCTTGGAGTGCGCCCTTGTCCATTCCGGCATTCTTGAGCGCACTCTCCACGGCCTCGCGGGCGAGGTCTTTCAGAGAACGGTCGGGAAATTTCCCGAAGTGAGTCATGCCGACTCCGACGACCATCACTTTTCTCATGAATCCTCCCACGATTCGGCAATTCTCATTCGCTGGATTTGGTTGGTGCCTTCATAAATCTGAGTGAGCTTTACGTCACGGAACGCCTTCTCGACTCCTGCCGCCGCTGTGACGCCGCTCTCCCCAAGGAGATCGATGACACGAGAACAGACCTCCATGGAGACGTCGCTGGCAAAGCATTTCGACATGGCCGACAAGGCCGGATCGGGCGGGAAAGTTGAGGCGGCCCTCCAGACGAGAGTCCGGGCGGCCTCGATCTTCATGGCGAGATCGGCCAGTTCGTACTTCAAACTGCGATCGGCCATGCCTCCCGACGTTCGCGCGATCGCCATGGCCTTCTCGAAGGCGAATCGCGCCGACCCGAGCGCAATTGCGCCCACGGCGGGGCGTGAGAGGTCCAAAGTCTGGTGATTCAGGCGCCATCCCTCGCCTTCGGCGCCTACGCGGTGATCCTCCGGAATGTGCACATCTTCCAAGATCAGCTCGGCCGCCGGACTGGCGCGCTGCCCCATCTTGTGTTCGACGCGGCCGATGGAAAACCCCTTGGAGTCGGTGGGGACGACGAATGCCGTCCACGAGGAGATTCCCTTCTCTTTGTCGAGGGCGGCGAAGACCGTGACGTGCGTCGCCAGGTTCCCCCCCGAGATGAAACATTTGCATCCGTTCAAAACGTACCCACCGTTCTCGCGACGGGCAAACGTCGACAGTTTCGCCTTGCGGCTGCCTTCGGTGTCCTCAACATCGGAGCCCGCGGACGGCTCGGTGATGGCGAAGGCGAAGAGGGCAGGCCGTTCCGTGCGCGACCGCTCCGCCACGAGCCGAAGGAATTTCTTGAGGATGCGTGGATCGAACGAGATGAACAACGGGAGCAGCCCGAGCGTATGTGCGCCGAACAGGACGCAGACGCCGGGACAGACCGCCGCGATCTCTTCCGTGAAAACGGCGGCCTTGAGGAGTCCGAAACGGAAGAAGTCGATCATGCTCAAATCGCCTCCGTACCGTTTCGGTACCAGCATCGTCAGCCAACCGGCGTGGCCGGCTTTTCGGATCAGTTCGAGTTGCAACGCGTCGGTGGGATGACGGTCCAGCTCTGGAACATGCGGCGCGATCTCCTTGTCCAGCCAGATTCGCAATTCGGTCCGGAACCGCTCCAATGCCTTCGGTGTTTTCAGGGGGTCGCGCAGCCCGGGTTTCGAGAAGAGTTTCTTCCCAAGCCAGTTGTAGAAGTCAGTTGCCATGGTGGTCTTCGTCCAGCCGGGCCCCGGCCCGATCGACCAGATTGCGGTTGGATCGGCCGATGATGCAGAGCGTCTTGGCGTCCCGCAGTCGTTTTTCCAGCCCATAGTCCTCCATGTAGCCGTATCCGCCGAGGACTTGAATCGCCTCCGAGCAAATCTGTTCAGCCGATTGGGTGGCGAACGCCTTGGCGAGTCCGGCTTGGACCGGATCCCTCGATTCGATGGCCTTGTCGACCAAAGCGCGTGTGGCTGCATTCAGCATGGTCATCCGACCGAGCATCGTCCGAATGACCGGATGATCGATGATCAGACCGCATCCCTGGTATCGGCTCCGGGCGTAGTCCGTTGCTTCACGGATGGCCGATTCCGCATTGGAGGCGGCGACGGCGGCCAGCCAAGGGAGGGAAATCGCCTCGGTGGAGCGGGCAAGGGCGCGCGCCGACGAAATGTCGAGCGTCAGGATCGAACTCTTCTCCTGCCGGTCGTTCTCGGCCCCGAAATCTCCAAAGCGGCAGGCACGCAGCCCCAGCAATCCATCCGTCGAATCCTGCGTGAGGAGGGGGAGCAGGCTGAAGGATCCGGTTGTTCCGCTCTCGGAGTAGTCCACCGCCTGGATCGACGCCGTGGAGCCGAAGGAGCGGTGCGGGACTCCCGGCGCCAATCCCGCGGAACTGCATGCTGTGAGCTCCGTCCTGTTAATGGATTGGCCCGATAGCCAGAAGGGGAGGCAGCCGGAGTAATGCGACCAGAGTGCCGCGGCGACCCCCGGACACGTTGCCGCGATTTCCCGAAGAATCGCGGCGATCAATCCCGGGCTCGAGGGATCCGCAGCGTCAAACGGAGGATCGAGGAGCCCGTTGGCGCCAAGTTGGGAGGATATCTCGCCCCACGCCCGCGCGGATTGATCCGAGTCGAATGCTCGCAATTGTGGAAGGATCACGGACTGGGCCAGCCGGCGCGCTGTGGCCCCGACTTGGACGAGTAGATCAGCGGAATCGGGGAGTCGGGAAATCGGCGTGGCGCTCACGATTGCTCACCTCCGAAGTGTCGTTCAATATCCGTCAGCACCGCGGAGACGATGGCACCCAGCACGCCGGATTCCAGCGTGGGAAACCGGTCGAGGAGGGCCCGGACGGGCCAGCCGAGATAGCGCACCTCGCCGCCGAGACCGAACGTGACGATCGAGGACCCGTGACCATCGGCCATGAGTCCCCAGTATCCACGGAACTTCTGCGAAGAGCCGTCCTTGAGTTCGAAGTCAATCCGACGTCCCGGATGCTCCATGACGTGCATGGTGAGGTCCACGCCGATCTTGATGAACGACACGTGCGCGCCGAACTTCATGCGGACTTCCGCGTGATGACCGTTCCGTTTGAGGAGCTTCTCGGCGGCGATGACGTGGAGGACGTCCGGGTGGCTTCCGTAGTCGGTGAGGAACTTCCAGATCTCCTCGGAGTTCGCCTGGGCGGAAACCGCGCCGCCGGATGCCGGCTCGACGCCGAGCCGACTTTTCAGGACGACCGGCCCGTGCTTGAGGGCGTTTCGGAGCGCCTTCGCCGACAGGATCTTGTGAACCTCGATCATTGTGTTTTCGTCATGGACCATGACCCATGACTCTTCGATAGTCGATCCGCGTGTCGCGATCGCTTTGTCCCGGTTGGAGAATGGCGGGGACGGGTCGGATGTGGCCATAGTCCCCGACCAATTCGATCGGATTGATCGGGCTGGGCAGCACGTTTCGGTAACCCATCCCGCCCTCGAACTGATAATTTTCCCAAGCGTGGTAGATCATGGCCTGCCCCGGCCGGACGGCGGGCGACGTTTTGGCCATGATCACGAACGATCCGATATCATTGCGCACGGTGACGCGGTCGCCATCGCGAACTCCCCGGCGCCGAGCATCGGCCCCGTTTACGTACATGACGGGAAGCCCGCGTTGGAGCCGGAGCATGGACGCATCCGAGCGCCAGGTAGAGTGGATGCTCCAGCGGGTGTGCCCGCCGGTCAACGTTACCGGGTAGTCACCCGCGGCTTTCGGTGGGTCCTTGTGCACCGGCAATTCCTCGCCGAGTTCCAGGTAGAGGTCGTGGTCGATGTAGAACTGGACGCGGCCCGTGAGCGTGGGCCACGGCATTTTCTTCTCGGTAAACCACGTATGCGGGCTGATTGTTTCCCCCGGCTTGATATCACACGCGTTCCCCCAGTTTCCGGGGTTGCGCCCCAGCCCGGTGAAGCGCGCGTAGCCTTTCTCCTTCAGTTCCTTCCAACGCGTCTTGCCAAGGTTGGTCGAGGCGTTCACCACGTTCTCGGAAATCTTGTCCCCGCGGTCGGGTGGAAGATCGCCGCCGTCCGTCATCTCCCTAAACACCCGGTCGAGGCGGCGTTCGCGTCCCATTCGATCGACGTAGGGCTTCAGGCGCCGCTCGCGCGCGACCCTCTGGAGGTGTTTCGCCAGAGCACAGAAGATTTCCCATTCATCCTTGGCTTCGAAATACGACGTTGCCTTCTGTGTGATGTGGTCGAATGGAGCCAGAGAGTTGGTGTTCCCGCCGATGAGGGTCGTCTTTTCGTAGGCGGAGGCGACGGGGAGGACGAAATCGGAATACAAGGCCGTCGAACTCATCCGGAGCTCCGTGGATACGATGAGGTCGAGCTTCGGGAAGAAGTGCTCCAGAAGCTTGTGGGCGCTACGCACGCGCCGCAGCGGATTGCCCATGAGACTCCAGTAGACGTTGGGACGCTTCGGCGGTCGTGGATCGACCACCTGCCAATTCTTCTTCCAAGCCTCGCGGATGTATTCGTCCACGTCTTTCTTGAGATGCGGATCCCACTCGCGCGAGCGGCCGCTCACTTCCGCGAGCCCGCCGTGGACGTACCAGAAAAGCGTCGAGTTGGTCAGAAAGCGATCGTGGATATACGTTTCGCGCATCAGCTCGAGCACCGCGTCTCTCCAACCCCGGCCCTGCCGGATCATTTTATAGATGGCGGGGGAGTTTCGGAGCAGAATACGGGCGAGCCGTCCGGGTCGGGCCGAGAGGTACTGCGTGAATCCATCCGGCAGGAGGAAGGAGGCCGACACATAGCCGGCGCCCTTCCGGCCGAGATGCCCGCACAAAACGTAGATGAGAATCTGCGCCCGCATCATGAGATCGCCGTGGTAGAACTTCGAGATATTGCTGGTGCAGACGTTGGTGGCCGCCTTGGCATCCGCCATCATGTGGGCGAGCTTGCGAATCAGGTCCGGGGGGGTGCCGCAGATCCTGGATGCAGGCTCCGGATCGTAGGAACGGAGCATGTCCTTCAGAAGCTCGAAGGCCGGGCGGACCTTCACGCGGCCATGGAGAGTTTCGACTTCGAATTCCCCTTCAAGCGCGGGGAGGATCTTGCCGAGTTTCAGCGTATCCGTCCGCGCGGGGACCACGCTGCGACCGGTCAGGTCGAACAGGTGGAAGAGGGCGTCATCACCCCCACTCTTCATGTCCGATTCGCGCAGGAATTTGCGGTTGTCCATGCGCACGAGGAAGGGGAGATCGGTTTGCTCACGGATCAGATCGGCGTTGTATCGCTTCTCGGAAACAACCACGTGCGCCATGGAAAGGGCGAGAGCGGCATCGGTGCCGGGTTTCACGGGGACCCAGAGGTCCGTGTGGACGCTGGAGGGACTGAAGTCCGGGCAGACCGAGACGATTTTCGTGCCGTTGTAGCGGGCTTCGAGCAGGAAGTGCATGTTGGGGATCTGGGTGTAGACGGGATTCCCGCCCCACACGAGGATGAGGTCCGAATTGAACCAGTCGTCCGCCGACCGGTCGCATCCGGGGTGCCCATACGTAACGGCGGCGCCCTGCTGCTCGTCACCGATCTCGCAATTGATGTCCATGAACACGGTACCCATGTGGTCGGAGAGGAGCCAGGCGCTTGCAAAGGAGATCACGGAAACGGGATTGCCGCCGGGATCCCAGACGACGGAATCCGGGCCGTCCTTCTGGATCGAGTCGACGATCCGCTCCGCGATTTCACCGAGCGCTTCATCCCATGAAACCCTCTGCCATTTGCCGTTCCCCCTGGGCCCCACGCGTTTCAAGGGATATTTGAGGCGGCTCGGGTTGATCATCATGGCCGCGTAGCAGGCGCCCTTGTTGCAGCCACGGGGATTGAAATCCGGAACCTGATCGTTCGTTTGCGGATAGTCGGCTACCTGTTCTTCGCGAAGGACCACGCCGTCTTTGACATACAGGTGGAAGAGGCAATTCTGTTGGTACCAGCAGTTGAGGTTGTGAGTGCTTTTGACGACGGAATCCCACGTCCAACTCTGACGGTAGAGGTCTTGGTAGCCGGAATAGGATCGTGGCTCGTGGTTCGTCGCTCGTGGCTCGTGAGGAGTGGGCTTCGAACATGAGGGGAGGAAATGGGGGAGGCTGAGGGCGAGAGACCCGGTTCCGGTGATCTCGAGAAATTGCCTGCGGGAAACGAGTCCCATGCTAGACCTTCCGGATTTCCACGCGCGTGTCGCGATCGAACTGGCCGGGGGAGAGCATGGCGGACATGGGGCGCAGTTGAAGTTGCCCCCCCGCGAGTTCGACGGGATTGATGGGCGAGGGAATCAGATTTTGGAAACCGTCGCCGTTCTTGAATTGGAAGTTCTCCCAGGCGTGATAGATGATGATCTGTCCTGGTCGCAGGCTGGGTGAGACTTTCGCGTGAATCCGAAATCGGTTGAGGTCGTTGCGGACTTCGATTTCGTCCCCGTCGCGGATTCCGCGGTGGTGCGCATCCGTCGAGCTGAGGTAGGCGACGGGCACTCCCCGCTGGAGCCTGAGCATGTACGCATTGTCCCGCCACGCCGCGTGGATGCTCCATCGCGTGTGGCCCCCACCGAGCATGAGCGGGTACGTTCCCCCCGCGGTCGGGGGATCCTTCTGGACGGGCAGTTCTTCGCCCAGTTCCAGGTACAGGGGATGATCTTGATAGAACTGAATTCGCCTTGTAGCGGTGGAGTAGGGGATCTTCTTCTCCGTATGATGCGTGAAGGGCGTGATCGTTTCATTCGGTTTGATATCGCAGGCGTTGCCATTGGAGAGAATCCCGTTCCCGGGGGAGGTAAATCGGGCGAACCCTTTCTTCTTGAGTTCTTCCCATTCGATTCCGCCGAGATTGGTGCTTTTCTTGATGAGGAGGCCGGCCAGGGCGTCGTCGCCCCCTTCGTCGAACCGGCCGCCGGCCGAGACTTCATCATAGGCGGTTTCGAAGTGGCGCGTTTTTCCCCACCGGTCCTTGAATGTCTCGAGACCTCGCTCGCGTGCGCGGTCCCGGATCTTCTTCGCGATGAGCAGGCAGATCTCCCAGTCTGAACGGGCCTCGAAGAACTGCGTCATCTTGGAACCGACGTGGATGAAAGGCGTGAGCGGAGTAACCCATTTGTGTTCCGTCTTCTCGTACCAGCCGGCTGCGGGCAGGACGATGTCCGCCC
This genomic window contains:
- a CDS encoding acyl-CoA/acyl-ACP dehydrogenase — encoded protein: MSATPISRLPDSADLLVQVGATARRLAQSVILPQLRAFDSDQSARAWGEISSQLGANGLLDPPFDAADPSSPGLIAAILREIAATCPGVAAALWSHYSGCLPFWLSGQSINRTELTACSSAGLAPGVPHRSFGSTASIQAVDYSESGTTGSFSLLPLLTQDSTDGLLGLRACRFGDFGAENDRQEKSSILTLDISSARALARSTEAISLPWLAAVAASNAESAIREATDYARSRYQGCGLIIDHPVIRTMLGRMTMLNAATRALVDKAIESRDPVQAGLAKAFATQSAEQICSEAIQVLGGYGYMEDYGLEKRLRDAKTLCIIGRSNRNLVDRAGARLDEDHHGN
- a CDS encoding molybdopterin-dependent oxidoreductase, whose amino-acid sequence is MGLVSRRQFLEITGTGSLALSLPHFLPSCSKPTPHEPRATNHEPRSYSGYQDLYRQSWTWDSVVKSTHNLNCWYQQNCLFHLYVKDGVVLREEQVADYPQTNDQVPDFNPRGCNKGACYAAMMINPSRLKYPLKRVGPRGNGKWQRVSWDEALGEIAERIVDSIQKDGPDSVVWDPGGNPVSVISFASAWLLSDHMGTVFMDINCEIGDEQQGAAVTYGHPGCDRSADDWFNSDLILVWGGNPVYTQIPNMHFLLEARYNGTKIVSVCPDFSPSSVHTDLWVPVKPGTDAALALSMAHVVVSEKRYNADLIREQTDLPFLVRMDNRKFLRESDMKSGGDDALFHLFDLTGRSVVPARTDTLKLGKILPALEGEFEVETLHGRVKVRPAFELLKDMLRSYDPEPASRICGTPPDLIRKLAHMMADAKAATNVCTSNISKFYHGDLMMRAQILIYVLCGHLGRKGAGYVSASFLLPDGFTQYLSARPGRLARILLRNSPAIYKMIRQGRGWRDAVLELMRETYIHDRFLTNSTLFWYVHGGLAEVSGRSREWDPHLKKDVDEYIREAWKKNWQVVDPRPPKRPNVYWSLMGNPLRRVRSAHKLLEHFFPKLDLIVSTELRMSSTALYSDFVLPVASAYEKTTLIGGNTNSLAPFDHITQKATSYFEAKDEWEIFCALAKHLQRVARERRLKPYVDRMGRERRLDRVFREMTDGGDLPPDRGDKISENVVNASTNLGKTRWKELKEKGYARFTGLGRNPGNWGNACDIKPGETISPHTWFTEKKMPWPTLTGRVQFYIDHDLYLELGEELPVHKDPPKAAGDYPVTLTGGHTRWSIHSTWRSDASMLRLQRGLPVMYVNGADARRRGVRDGDRVTVRNDIGSFVIMAKTSPAVRPGQAMIYHAWENYQFEGGMGYRNVLPSPINPIELVGDYGHIRPVPAILQPGQSDRDTRIDYRRVMGHGP
- a CDS encoding acyl-CoA dehydrogenase family protein, which encodes MATDFYNWLGKKLFSKPGLRDPLKTPKALERFRTELRIWLDKEIAPHVPELDRHPTDALQLELIRKAGHAGWLTMLVPKRYGGDLSMIDFFRFGLLKAAVFTEEIAAVCPGVCVLFGAHTLGLLPLFISFDPRILKKFLRLVAERSRTERPALFAFAITEPSAGSDVEDTEGSRKAKLSTFARRENGGYVLNGCKCFISGGNLATHVTVFAALDKEKGISSWTAFVVPTDSKGFSIGRVEHKMGQRASPAAELILEDVHIPEDHRVGAEGEGWRLNHQTLDLSRPAVGAIALGSARFAFEKAMAIARTSGGMADRSLKYELADLAMKIEAARTLVWRAASTFPPDPALSAMSKCFASDVSMEVCSRVIDLLGESGVTAAAGVEKAFRDVKLTQIYEGTNQIQRMRIAESWEDS
- a CDS encoding thiolase family protein, encoding MRKVMVVGVGMTHFGKFPDRSLKDLAREAVESALKNAGMDKGALQAAYVGNAMAGLMSGQECIRGQVLLRPLGIEAIPIVNAENACASSSTAFHLGWMAVASGMIDVALALGVEKLYDEDKKKSFRALGSAVDVEMMAQIAEALKASSDKPAPGEAGSQRSLFMDFYAMVARMHMDRFGTKKEHFAKIAVKNHYHGSLNPHAQYRERVTVDEVMGSPPVVEPLTRMMTSPIGDGAAAAIVCDEATARRFTTKPIHVRASVLVSGKDRSFGEPGIVERAARKAYEIAGLGPKEISVAEVHDATSTAELLAYEELGLCAEGEGGRLVDEGATTLGGRIPVNTSGGLCSKGHPVGATGIAQISEVVWQLRGEAGDRQVAGANVGLTQNGGGALGNEAAAMAVHILSV
- a CDS encoding acyl--CoA ligase encodes the protein MTRLGNVYTLATLTVVRRMLTGRVRAALSPLNPAILGHRIEMEARKSPDAIAYIFENGDHPEERITRRQLNQRSHALAHELLARGLKPGDRFAVFSQNYPEMLYAFAAASLTGTVAVPIDPRNRGDLLTYILDHSQSKLLIFADNLDSEAKEVLPKVPAIKHTFVIESERPPGSTGFPPVLPILNSAKGLDPQDRAKDMWAPFQIIYTSGTTGNPKGVVQPNVRFFFMSMLGHFFGYRRSDILYTGLSLSHGNSQGVTVYPALELGIPAVISRRFTKKRIWDVTRRYGITSFSPGRISNNDST